In a single window of the Bacillus clarus genome:
- a CDS encoding phBC6A51 family helix-turn-helix protein, whose translation MALKRLNTEHLTAIKWLALPNKGGKTNDEIAALCGVSRQSIHNWRKDPLFERELKKEMVQNSQDKLPELIASLSEIAIRDGNAAMAKLALQINGMLTDKVEVETKVKTGEINYEELDEEIASFAERIDEDVK comes from the coding sequence ATGGCGTTAAAACGATTAAACACGGAACATTTAACCGCTATTAAATGGTTAGCGTTACCGAATAAAGGCGGTAAGACAAACGATGAGATCGCTGCACTATGCGGTGTATCTAGACAGTCGATTCATAACTGGCGTAAAGACCCATTATTCGAACGAGAGCTAAAGAAGGAAATGGTACAGAATAGTCAGGATAAGTTACCAGAGTTAATCGCCTCACTATCCGAGATTGCTATACGTGATGGCAACGCAGCTATGGCGAAGTTAGCGTTACAGATTAACGGAATGCTTACCGATAAGGTAGAGGTAGAGACGAAGGTTAAGACAGGCGAGATTAACTACGAGGAATTAGACGAAGAGATTGCATCGTTTGCGGAACGGATTGATGAGGACGTAAAGTAG